In the genome of Bordetella avium, the window TCGGTGATGCCCTGCATAGGAGCGGCTCCGACCTGCAGGCTCAGGAAGGAAGTGACCAACAGGGCGCTCAGGCGGCTGGTGAGACCGGTCAGCGAAAGACGCATGGTGTTAGATCCTTTATCGGCGGCTAATTGAGTGGAGTGTAGACGGTGTCATTGGTTCTGTCTGATACAGGGGTGTATGCCGGACTGGAGTCAATGACTTGTAGGGGACAGAGCGGGCGCGCTACCCTAGCGGGGTTGAACACCGGTTCACTAACGGGATGCGCGACAGCCCTCCTGGCTTCCCGTGCTTCGCCTCCACGCTGCGTGCTGCGCGCGGCGCGCGCGCTTGCCTGATTGCGCTGTGTGGCCGTCATGGGCCACCCTCTTGTGGAGGAAGTTTTTCCATGTTGACTGATACCGTCACCCGCGCCCTTTCGTTTTTGTTTGGCCGCGCCGCCAATGAGCCCTCTTTACGCGGCAGTTTTCGTTATGCCTATGCCAGCGAAGACGGGCGCTATGTCGCGATTCTGACCCATGATGCGGTCACCTATGTGGTGGATGTGAATGGCGCACGCTACCACCTCGAGCCGGGCGTGCGGCCCTGCGGTTTTTCAGGCCATGTGCTGGAAATGGAAGTCGCCCGCGGCGTGGCGGCCAACGATTTGTTCGATCTCGACATGGCCGAGATCAACTGGCGTGGCTGCCCGGCCGTGCGCGCGGGCTGAGGGCCAGGCTTACTTGGCGAGCAGGCGCATGGCCTGCTCCAGGCCGGCCACGGTCACCGGGAACATGCGGCCTTGCATGATGTCCCGCATGAGCGCGATGGATTGACGGTATTGCCAATAGGCGGAAGGCTCGGGATTGAGCCAGACGGCCTTGGGCCAGGCGTCGAGCAGACGCCGCATCCAGACCGCGCCGGCCTCTTTGTTGTAGTGTTCGACGGAGCCGCCCGGATGCAGGATTTCATAGGGGCTCATGGTGGCGTCGCCCACCATGATGAGACGCCAGTCCGGGTTGTACTTGCGCAATACATCCCAGGTATCGAAACGCTCGCTCTGGCGGCGCGTGTTCTGCTGCCAGAGGGTTTCGTAGGGGCAGTTATGGAAGTAATAAACTTCCAGATTGCGGAACTCGCTGCGCGCTGCGGAAAAAAGCTCTTCGATGCGTGCGATATGGTCGTCCATGCTGCCGCCCACATCGAGCAGCATCAGTACCTTGACGCTGTTGCGGCGTTCGGGAAGCAGCCGCAGATCGAGGTGGCCGGCGTTGCGCGCGGTGCTGGCGATGGTGTCGTCCAGGTCTAGCTCTAGGTCGGCCCCTTCGCGGGCGAAACGCCGCAGCCGCCGCAACGCCACCTTGAAGTTGCGCGTACCCAGCTCGACCTGGTCGTCATAGTCGCGGAACTGGCGCATTTCCCATACTTTCACAGCTGTTCGGTGGCCGGCCGATTCGCCACCGACGCGTATGCCTTCAGGATGGTAGCCGCCGTTGCCGAAGGGAGAGCTGCCGCCTGTACCTATCCATTTGCTACCGCCGGCGTGGCGTTCTTTTTGCTCGGCCAGCCGCTCTTTGAAGAGCGCCATCAGCTTGTCCCAGCCATGCTGCTGGATGGCCGCCTTTTCTTCCTCGCTCAGGTTTTTTTCGAAGGCTTTGATGAGCCAATCCAGCGGGATTTCCTGCTCGGGAGGCAGCACCGCAGCGATCTGCTTGTAGTAGCTGCCGAAAGCCTGGTCATAGCGGTCGAACAGGCTTTCATCCTTGACCAGCGTGGTGCGGGCCAGGAAATAGAAGTCATCCAGCGTCGGCGGCATGACTTGGGTGCGCAGGGCCTCGAGCAGGGTCAGGTACTCATTGACCGACACCGGCAGGCGGTGCGCGCGCAGGTGATAGAAAAAGTCGGTCAGCATGGCGGTCAGCGCCGTTGCTGCCGCGCGATGCCGGCCAGCCGGTCCAGCAACTGCACGTCTTGTTCGTTTTTCAAGAGCGCACCCGCCAGAATGGGCACCGCGCCGTGGGCGTTGATACGGTCGGCGTCCACGTCTTCGGCCAGCAAAAGACGCAGCCAGTCCAGCAGTTCGGAGGTCGAGGGTTTTTTCTTCAGGCCCGGCGCTTCGCGCAGGGCGAAGAAGGTGTCCAGCGCCGCGCGCAGCACGTCTTCGCGCAACTGGGGGAAGTGCGTGGCGACGATGTCGCGCATGGTTTCCCGTTCGGGGAAGCGGATGTAATGAAAGAAGCAGCGGCGCAAAAAGGCGTCCGGCAGGTCTTTTTCGTTGTTCGACGTGATGATGACCAGGGGGCGGTGGCGCGCTGCGATCGTCTCGCGCGTTTCGTAGACATGGAATTCCATGCGGTCGAGTTCGCGCAGCAAATCGTTGGGAAACTCGATGTCGGCTTTGTCGATCTCGTCGATCAGCAGCACTACGGGCGCATCGGCCTGGAAAGCCTGCCACAGCGTGCCTTGCACGATGTAGTTGCGGATGTCGCGGACTTTCTCGTCGCCCAGTTGCGAATCGCGCAGACGCGACACGGCGTCGTATTCATACAGGCCCTGATGGGCTTTGGTGGTCGATTTGATATGCCATTGCAGCAGGGGCCGGCCCAGTGCGCGGGCCACTTCTTCGGCCAGCATGGTTTTGCCCGTGCCCGGCTCGCCCTTGATGAGCAGCGGGCGCTGCAAGGTCAGCGCCGCATTCACGGCGAGCTTGAGGTCATCGGTGGCGACGTAGCGGTCGGTGCCTTCGAAACGTTCGGGTCTTGCGGCGGTAGGAGACTGGGACATGGATCTACAGTATGGACGAGCGGCGCAGCCATTGGGCCGGTCTGCGGCGGGCGGGGTTTGCAACAATTATCGTACAAATGCCCAGGCCGCCCTCCTGCCTTTGGGACAGGTTCAGCGCTCGGCGCGCTGGCGGATCAGATCGATGTAGACGTCGCTGTCCAGCGGCGTGCCTAGACGCTGGGCTTCCCACACCACTTGCCCCAGGCAGTCCATGATTTCGTGCGCGGCCTGATGGGCGTCCATGCGGCGCACCAGGCGTTGATAGGCGTCGCGAATGCCGCGCGGATGGTCGATCGACAGTTGTTCCGCAATGGCCAGATGCATGGACATATGCAAAAAAGGATTGGTGCGGCCTTTTTCGACTGGGTATTCGGCGGTCATGGCCTCGGGGCTTTCGAGATCGCCGTGGTACTCGGGGTGTTCGAGCATCCAGTCCAGCGCCATGGACTCGAGCGGTGTGAGCAACTCGTTGGCGCGATGCTTGCGCCAGGTTTCAATAAAGAATTCGCGAACTTGATCGCGCGAGGGATTGAACATCGTTACGCCAGAGTAAAAGGCCAGTCAGGCCTTATTTTACGCTTGGCATCAGGGGCTTGGCGGTCCGGTCCAGGATTGCGCTATAGAATGAGGCCCATGTTCGCCGCCAGCGCAGCGCCGCCGGCAGGTCGGCGCGTCAATGGAGAATGGAGCAAGCAATGCCGTACCAACACATCAAGGTCCCCGCAGAGGGGCAGAAGATCACGGTCAATCCGGATCTCAGCCTGAACGTTCCCGATCAGGTCATCATTCCCTACATCGAGGGCGACGGCACCGGCGCTGACATTACGCCGGTCATGCTGAAGGTCGTCAATGCGGCGGTTGAAAAAGCCTATGGCGGCAAGCGGCGCATTCACTGGATGGAAGTCTACGCTGGTGAAAAGGCCACGCGCGTTTATGGCGGCGACACCTGGCTGCCGGAAGAAACTCTGCAGGTCGTACGGGATTACCTCGTTTCCATCAAGGGGCCGATCACCACCCCTGTAGGCGGCGGCATGCGTTCCCTGAACGTGGCCTTGCGCCAGCAATTAGACCTTTACGCCTGCGTGCGTCCGGTGCGGTATTTCAAGGGCGTGCCTTCTCCCGTGCGCGAACCTCAGAACACCGATGTGGTGCTCTTTCGCGAAAACTCGGAGGACATCTATGCAGGCATTGAATACATGGCCGGCACGCCCGAGGCCAACAAACTGATCGCCTTCCTGCAAAACGAGCTAGGGGTCACGCAGATCCGTTTTCCCGGAACCGCCTCCATCGGCGTCAAGCCGGTGTCGCGCGAAGGCACGGAGCGCCTGGTGCGCAAGGCCATCCAGTACGCCGTCGACCACGACCGTGCTTCGGTCACGCTGGTGCACAAGGGCAACATCATGAAGTTTACCGAAGGGGGCTTTCGCGATTGGGGCTACGCCCTGGCCGAACGCGAGTTCGGTGCGCAACTGGTGGACAACGGCCCTTGGCGCAAATTTAAAAATCCCAAGACGGGCCGCGACATCCTGATCAGGGACAGCATCGCCGATGCCTTCTTGCAGCAGGTCTTGATGCGCCCGACCGAGTGCGATGTCATCGCCACGCTCAACCTCAATGGCGATTACATCTCCGACGCGGTCGCTGCGCAGGTGGGGGGTATCGGCATCGCGCCGGGCGGCAATCTCTCAGATTCCGTCGCCATGTTCGAGGCCACGCATGGGTCGGCGCCCAAGTATGCCGGCAAAGACTACGTCAACCCGGGCTCTGAAATCCTCTCGGCCGAAATGATGCTGCGCCATATGGGTTGGCTTGAGGCGGCCGACCTGATCATCGCCAGCATGGAAAAAACCATTCAGTCCAAGCATGTCACGTATGACTTCGCCCGGCTGTTGCCGGGCGCCGTGCAGGTTTCTTGCTCGGGTTTCGGCCAGCAGATGATCGCCAATATGTAAGGTGCGTCGCTCAGGCGGGCCCCTGCTCCATTCCGGCCAGCGTCTTGCGCAGCCGGTCGGCCAGCGCTTCGCTGGCCGGCATCATCGGCAGGCGTAGCTCATCCTCTATCCAGCCCTGTAATGCCAAAGCCTTTTTGATGGGGGCAGGGTTGGGTTCGGCGAACAATAGCCGGATCAGATGCCGCAGCGCGCTGAAGGCGGCGCTGGCGGCGGTGTGGTCGCCTGCCAGGGCCAGGTTTCGCATGCGCACATGCAGGCGCGGGAATAGATGAGCGCTGGCCGCAATCGCAGTGTGGCCGCCACCTCGCCAATGATCCAGCAGGGCCATGTCTTCGCCGCAGATGGCTTGTATGCGACTTCCGCGTTCGCGCAAGGCGGCCAGCGCGGCCGGGTTACATTCTTTCACGCCCACGATATTGGGCAATTGCGAGCCCAGACGCTCCAGCGATGCCACGGTGAGCGCGCTGCCGGTGCGTTTAGGCACGTTGTAGGCGATGAGGGGGCGGTGCGTGGCCCAGGACAATTCACGGTAGTGCCAGAGCAAACCTTGTTGGCTGGGGCAGAGGTAGTAAGGCGGCGGCGTGAGCCAGGCCACCGGCTCGTAGCGTTCCAGCCGGCGCATCGAGGCGGCTACCCCTCGGGTATCGACGCCGCCCACGCCGAACATCAGCGGCAGGCACTGCGGGTCGGCGCGCAGGGCGGCGATCATATCGATTTTTTCCTGGATGTGCAGCAGATTGCCTTCGCCCGTCGAGCCGAATAGCACCAGACCGTCGAGTCCGGCTTCACGGTAGTGGCGGCCTAGCGCTTGCAGCGCTTCCAGGTTTACGCGGCTGCCGCGCAAGGGGGTGATCAGGGGAAGCCAGATACCTTCAATGGTGTTGTTCATGGTGCCCACGCTCAGGAAAGCAGGCCGAATTCGGCGCGTGGGATGAGGCGCATGATGCCTGTCATCAGCATGTCCATCCGCGAGCGATCCTGCGCGGCCAGCGCAATACCAATGCGCGCGCCGTGTTCGACCAGACGATAGTCCGCCCGGGGGGCGCCGCATCGGCGCAACGTGGCGCGCAGCAGGGGAAGCTGGGGGCTTTCGACACGAATCAGCAAGCGGGGGGAGTGGGTAGCCATGATGGTCACAAAAGAGTGGAACACGGCTTCACTATAGGAAGGCTGGCATAAACGTCGTGCATAAAGCGCCCAGCCCGGCGTAAAAATGCCATCAAGCTCAGAAACTACGGCTGACGCTCAGCACGGCGCCGCCGCGGCCCATGTCGCGGCCATGGCTGTTGGTGTAGACGGCGCGATTGGCATTGGTGTCCACATAGGCAAGCTGTGCGCTCCAGCCCTGGCCGAAATCCTTGGTCAGACCCAGCTTCCAGTCCCAGTAAGAGCCCTGGTCCAGATTGCGCACATACTGATAGCCGGCATGCGCGTTTACGGTCAGCCCCCAAAAGCCCAGAGGGACGTTTGCGCTCAGATCGAAGTACTGACTGTGCTGCGTACCGGCAAAGCCGAACAGATTGCTGAGGCTGTGCGAATACTTGAAAAACAACGGGCCATAGCCCAGGCCCGCATAGAGCTCGGTCGTATTCGGGCGGGTGTAGCCAGAAGGGTAGTCACCGGGGTAGTAGTACTGCATGACACCGATGTCAAAGGGCATATCGGTGGTCAGCTCGCCTTTGTAGCCGCCATAGAAGTCCATTTCTATCGGGGCGCTGACCTGTGGGTTGCTATCGTTCAACCAGCTGATGCTGGAATTCCAGTTGCCGATGTACAGGCCATTGGCGAGTTGATAGTCCACACCGCCCGAAACGGCGGGCCGGTTGTTGGTCTGCATAAGGCCGCGATAGCGGTATTGCGACGCCAGGCCAATATTGACGGAGAGGCTGTCTTGTTCCGGGGCGGCTGGCGAGGGCAGCGGCAGGGTCAACAGGGCAAGCGTGGCAAAACAAGCGAGGGCGCGCGGCATCGATAATCTCCTGAGTGACGCGTTGTGGAATGCGACACTCTAGGAAAAGGCGCGTAAAGGCCGCGTATGAAATCAGCCCGCCGGCGCAAAGACCGTGCAAAAGAAGTGGCGGTTCAGCCCGCGTAGCGATAGCCGACGCCGACTTCGGTCAGCAGGTATTGAGGCTGCGCGGGGTCGGCCTCCAGCTTCTGGCGCAAATGCCCCATATAAATACGCAGGTAGTGGCTGCTCTCGACGTGCGAAGGGCCCCAGACCTCGCGCAGCAGTTCGCGGTGCGTGACCACCTTGCCGCGCCGCGACAGCAGGGCGACGAGCAGACGATATTCCATCGGCGTCAGATGCACAGCTTGCCCGGCGCGGGTGACCAAGCGGCGGGCCAGATCGACGTGCACATCGCCGAATTGGGTGTCCGCCGCCTGCCCGGCGCCGCCGCGAGCATGGCGCCGCAACAGCACACGCAGCCGCGCCAGCAGCTCGCCCACGCCAAAGGGTTTGCTCAGATAATCGTCGGCGCCGGCGTCCAGCGCGTTGATTTTGTCGCTCTCTTCGGTCCGCGCCGACAACACTAGCACCGGCACTTCAGTCCAGGCGCGCAGGTTGCGCAGCAGGGTCATGCCGTCTTCGTCAGGCAGGCCCAGGTCCAGCACGATGGCGTCGGGCTGGCGGGTGCCTGCCTCGATCAGGCCGCGTTGCACTGTTTCGGTCTCGAAGACGGCGCAGCCTTCGGATTCCAATGCTTGTCTGACGAAACGCCGGATATGCGGGTCGTCTTCAACGATCAGCACTGTGGGTTGATAGTCGAACATGGTTTTCAGGAAAGCTCGTGGTCGATGGTGGGCGGCTGGCCCAGTGGAAGCTCGAAGATGAAGCGCGCGCCCTGGCCGCCAGGTGCCGGTTCGACCCAGATACGGCCCTGATGGGCTTGAACAATGGCACGGCAAACCGACAGGCCTAGCCCGACGCCGGGCAGCGCGGACTCTCTTTCTCCGCGTGTGAATTTCTGAAATATCCTATCCTCGCTGCCGGGCGCCACGCCAGGGCCCTGATCGCTCACGCTCACTTGCAGCGCGTCATCGCTGACGCGCCCTTCGAGCGTGATGGTTCCGCCTTCCGGGCTGTATTTCGCCGCGTTTTCCAGCAGATTGCAAAACACCCGTTCGATGAGCATGCCGTCGCATTCGACCAGCGGCAGCTCGGACAGCGGCAACACCCTTACCTGATGGCCCCGCAAGGTCTCGCGCATATTGGCCAGCGCGGCGCCGGCCAGCTCCTCGACGGACTGCCATTCGCGCTTGAGCGGTGTGCCTTGGCTTTGCAGGCGTGCCATATCCAAGAGATTGACCACCATCCGATGCATGCGTCGCGCTTGGTCGCGAATGGCGTTGGCCTGCTCCTGAACGGCGGCGTCGGTGGCGCTGCTGGCCAGGGTTTCGGTCATGCCGATCAGGCCGGTCAAGGGTGTGCGCAGATCATGCGAAACCGCAGCCAGCAGCGAGTTGCGCAGTTTTTCGGACTCGACATTGAGCAGGGCATGCTGCGCGACTTCTACATAGTGCAGGCGTTCTAGGCCGATGGCGATCAGGGTGGCGTAGGCCTGCACTTGACGCCACGACGCCGGTGCGCTGGCGATCGGATGCGAGGTTTGCAGCACCAGCACGCCGCGCACGCGCATGGGGGCGGCCAGCGGCACGTACAGCAAGGGGCTGTTAGACAGCGTGGCGGTGCCCGCGCCCGCGGCCTGCCCGTGATCCTGCACCCACTGCGCTAATGAGGGTTCGGGCGCAGCCATTGAGGGAGGCGGTGTTGCCGCCAGTTGCAGACGATCGTCCATGCCGAGAATATAAAGCGCGCTATCGGCGTCGAAGGCAGCCTTTAAAAACGTGTCGGCAGCCTGCACGATCTGTTCGGGTAAGAGGGCGGATGAGAGTTCGCGTGCGAATTCGTACAGAGCGCGGGCGTCAGCCTCGCGTTTGACCGATGTTTCGGCCTGTGCGTGCAGGCCGGCGGTAAGCTGGCCGATCAACAGGCCTACACCGAGCAGTACGGCGAAGGTCAGCAGATATTGCACGTCCGAAACGGCGAAAGAAGAAATCGGCTGAACGAAGAAGTAGTCAAACAGCCCGACGCTGATCACTGACGCCAGCGCTGCCGGCCCGCGCCCGTGGCGCAAGGCTACGCCGACGACGGCCAGCAGGTAGAACATCACGATATTGGTCTGGTGCAGCAAAGGGAAGGCCAGCTTTGACACAGCGGTGGCGAACAGGCAATAGGCCAGCGCCCAGCCATAGTCGGGCCAGCGGCGCGGCGCGGGCGTGGCGGCCTGTCTTGAGCCGGAGGCGGTCAGCGGATCGTGTTGCACTGGCGCTACCGGTGCGTGGGCGGGAGCGGCTACGCGCAGAATGTCGATATCAGGACAGGCACGGGCAAGCTCATCGGCGAAGCTGTGCCGCTGCCACAGCCAGCCGGGCGCGAGCAGGCGGTCCAGCTGGGGGGCGAGCCTGCGTCTTGCCTGCCCGCGACCCACCACCATCTTGGTGACGTTGTGCCGGCGGGCGTAGCGGGCTGCCGCTTCCACCCTGTCGGCGCCCGCCAGAATTTCGGCGTGCGCGCCAAGCGTCTCAGCCAGCGCCAGGGCCTGCTCCAGGCCGCCGTGCGGCTGTCCAGGACGTATGTTCAGGCCTTCGATGGTGATGACGTGCCACTCGCAGTCCAGTTGTTGCGCCAGACGGTGTGCATTGCGCACGACATGCGCGGCGTCGGCATCCGGGCCGATGCAGGCTGCTACGGTTTCCCGTGTGCGCCACACTGGCTGGATGGCGGCATCGCGGCGGTAAGCTTGAACGTCGTCGTCGACATGATCCGCCGTTCGCCGCAGAGCCAGTTCGCGCAGCGCGATGAGGTTGCCCTTGCGGAAAAAATGATGGGTGGCATGACGCGCCTGGTCCGGCACATAGACCTTGCCGTCCTTGAGGCGGCGCAGCAGCTCATCGGCCGACAGATCGACCAGTATGATTTCGTCGGCCTGATCGAAAATATCGTCGGGCACGGTCTCCCAGACGCGCACGCCGGTGATGCCGCCCACGGCCTCGTTCAGGCTGTCGAGGTGCTGGACATTCAGCGTGGTCCAGACATCGATGCCGGCATGCAGCAAGTCTTGCACATCCTGCCAGCGTTTGGCGTGGCGAGAGCCTGGCGCATTGCTATGCGCCAGTTCATCGAGCAAAAGGAGCGCGGGGCGGCGTTGCAGGGCGCCTTCCAGATCGAATTCGCGCAGCACATGTCCGCGATAGGCCAGCGTTTTGGGGGGCAGCAGCGGCAGGCCATCCAAGAGTTGCTGTGTTTCCTTGCGGCCGTGGGTTTCGATGACCCCGGCCAGCACCTGAACGCCTTGCGCGATCTGAGCGCGGGCGCCGGCCAGCATGGCGTAGGTCTTGCCCACGCCTGCCGAGGCGCCGAAGTAAATGCGCAGGCGGCCCCGGCGTGCGGCTGCTGCGGCCTGGTCTAGCGTATGCAGCAGAAGGTCGGGGTCGGGGCGGTTGGCGCCAGGGACGGTCATGGAGGCCGGGAAAGAGTGCGGCACGAGGCGATACGCCTACTATACGCCGTCGTCCAGCGCCAAATTCAGCGCCAGTACATTGACCACGGGCTGGCCCAGAATGGCTAGCCCTGGCTGTTCGATGTGACGGTCGATCAGAGCTTGTACCCGCTCCAGGGGCAGGCCGCGTTCGCGTGCGACGCGGGCCGCCTGGTAGCGTGCGGCCTCGGGGCTGATGTGGGGGTCCAGTCCGCTGCCTGAGGCCGTGAGCAGATCTACTGGAATCGGCGCCTTATTGTCCGGGTCTGCCTGATGCAGGGCCTGGGCGCGGGCGCGCGCCGCCTCGGCCAGCGCCGGGTTGGTCGGGCCCAGGTTGGAGCCGCCGCTGGACACCCCGTTGTAGGCCATCGGGGCGGTGGCCGACGGACGGCCCCAGAAATAGCGCGGCTCGCTGAAGTGCTGGCCTATCAGTTGCGAGCCCACGATTTTGCCGTTGCGTTCGATCAGGGAGCCTGCGGCCTGTGAGGGGAAGAGCAGCTGCGCCAGCCCCGTGGTGACAAAGGGATAGAGCAGGCCCGTGATCAGGGATAAGGCGATGAACAGCATGAGCGCCGGACGAACAAGGGGGATAGTCTTGGTTTGCATAACAGTCTCCGATGAGGCTCAGACCCAGCCGAGCGCGGCCAGCACCATGTCGATGAGCTTGATGCCGGCGAAAGGCACGATCAGCCCGCCCAGTCCGTAGATAAGCAGGTTGCGGCGCAGCAGTGTGGCCGCGCCCAGAGGGCGATAGCGCACGCCGCGCAGGGCCAGCGGAATCAGCAGCACGATGATGAGTGCATTGAAAATCACTGCGGACATAATGGCCGAGGCGGGCGTCGTGAGCGCCATCAAATTGAGCAGACCCAACTGCGGATAGACGCTGGTGAAGGCCGCCGGAATAATCGCGAAGTACTTGGCCACGTCGTTGGACATACTGAACGTGGTGAGGGCGCCGCGCGTCATCAGCATCTGTTTGCCGATTTCCACGATCTCGATCAGTTTGGTGGGGTTGGAGTCCAGGTCCACCATATTGCCCGCCTCTTTGGCGGCTTGGGTGCCCGAGTTCATGGCGACGGCGACGTCGGCTTGGGCCAGGGCGGGCGCATCGTTTGTGCCGTCGCCGGTCATGGCCACCAGCCGGCCCTCGGCCTGATAGGCGCGGATCAGCTTGAGTTTGGCCTCAGGCGTGGCTTCGGCCAGATAGTCATCGACGCCGGCCTCGGCCGCGATGGAGGCCGCCGTCAATTTGTTGTCGCCCGTGATCATCACGGTTTTAATGTCCATGCGGCGCAGTTCGGCAAAGCGCGGCTGGATTTCCGGTTTGACGATGTCTTTCAGCTCGATGGCGCCCAGTGCGCGTCCATTCTCGGCCACGACCAGCGGGGTGCTGCCCCGGCGAGCGATGTCATCGGCGGCGCGCGCGATGGCGCTTGGCAAATCCGAGCCCTGTTCCCGCAGCCAGGCGGCGATAGCGCTTACTGCGCCCTTGCGGACCTGGCGGCCATCGCTCAGATCAACACCGCTCATGCGGGTTTGCGCCGTAAACGGTACGAATACGGCGCTATCCAGGTTGGCGGCGCGTATGCCGAACAGGCGTTCGGCCAGCATGACGATGCTGCGGCCTTCTGGTGTTTCATCGGCCTCCGAGGCCCAGCGGGCGGCCTGAGCCAGGTCGCGCTCTGCCACGCCCGGTGCGGCGTTGAAAGCCGATGCCTGACGGTTGCCGAAGGTGATGGTGCCAGTCTTGTCGAGCAGCAGCACGTCCACGTCGCCGGCCGCTTCCACCGCGCGCCCCGAGGTGGCGATCACATTGGCTTGCATCATGCGGCTCATGCCCGCCACACCGATGGCTGACAGCAGGCCGCCGATCGTGGTCGGAATCAGGCAGACCAGCAGGGCCACCAGCACGGTCACCGATACGGCGCTGCCTGAGCCGTTGGCGCTCACCGAGTAAACCGAGAAGGGCAACAGCGTCACCACGACCAGCAGGAACACCAGCGTCAGCCCGACCAGCAGAATGGTCAGGGCCAGCTCGTTAGGGGTCTTCTGGCGCTTGGCGCCTTCGACCATCGAGATCATGCGGTCCAGAAAGCTCTCGCCCGGATTGGCGGCGATGCGGACCACGATCCAATCAGACAGCACGCGAGTGCCGCCTGTGACGGAGCAGAAGTCGCCGCCCGATTCACGGATGACAGGCGCCGATTCGCCGGTGATGGCGCTTTCGTCTACCGAGGCAATGCCGGCGATAACCTGGCCGTCGCCGGGCACGGTGTCGCCCGGCAGGATGAGCACCACGTCGCCACGGCGCAAATCGCCGGACGGACGCATCGTAGCGGTCTCGCGCCAGGCCTGCACATCGGGGTGACGGGCATCGTCGTCGCGCCAGTTGCGCAAGGCGCGTGCTTCAATGGTGGTGCGCAGGCCGCGCAGCGTGGCGGCCTGCTGCTTGCCCCGACCCTCGGCCAGCGCTTCGGCGAAGTTGGCGAACAGCACGGTAAACCACAGCCAAGAGGCCACCGCGAAGATGAAGCCCGCTGGCGCGTCAGCGTGTCCCGCCAGCGCCAACACCCACAGGGCGGTGCACAGAATGCTGCCCACGTAGACCACGAACATCACGGGGTTGCGCCATTGCGCAGTGGGCGAGAGTTTGCGCAGGCAGTCCAGCAAGGCGGTCTGGACGAGCTTGCGAGACCAGAGGCTATCGCGCGTCAGCGCGCTCGCACTATGTCCGCTGGCCAAGTCAGTTGATTTTTGCATGATGAACAGTCCAACGAAATCAGGGGCGGGCTTGCAGGTGTTCAGCAACGGGGCCCAGCGCCAGGGCGGGAACGTAGGTGAGGGCACCCACCAGCAGCACCGTTCCAATCAACAGCACGATGAATAGCGGGCCGGTGGTTGGCATGCTGCCCGAGCTTTGCGCCAGGCGTCTTTTCCCTGCCAGGGAGCCGGCCAGGGCGAGAATCGCCACAATGACGAGAAAGCGGCCGAACCACATCGCCAGACCCAGCAAGCTGTTGTAGAAGGGGGTGTTGCTCGACA includes:
- the kdpC gene encoding potassium-transporting ATPase subunit KdpC gives rise to the protein MQTKTIPLVRPALMLFIALSLITGLLYPFVTTGLAQLLFPSQAAGSLIERNGKIVGSQLIGQHFSEPRYFWGRPSATAPMAYNGVSSGGSNLGPTNPALAEAARARAQALHQADPDNKAPIPVDLLTASGSGLDPHISPEAARYQAARVARERGLPLERVQALIDRHIEQPGLAILGQPVVNVLALNLALDDGV
- a CDS encoding DUF4118 domain-containing protein, with translation MTVPGANRPDPDLLLHTLDQAAAAARRGRLRIYFGASAGVGKTYAMLAGARAQIAQGVQVLAGVIETHGRKETQQLLDGLPLLPPKTLAYRGHVLREFDLEGALQRRPALLLLDELAHSNAPGSRHAKRWQDVQDLLHAGIDVWTTLNVQHLDSLNEAVGGITGVRVWETVPDDIFDQADEIILVDLSADELLRRLKDGKVYVPDQARHATHHFFRKGNLIALRELALRRTADHVDDDVQAYRRDAAIQPVWRTRETVAACIGPDADAAHVVRNAHRLAQQLDCEWHVITIEGLNIRPGQPHGGLEQALALAETLGAHAEILAGADRVEAAARYARRHNVTKMVVGRGQARRRLAPQLDRLLAPGWLWQRHSFADELARACPDIDILRVAAPAHAPVAPVQHDPLTASGSRQAATPAPRRWPDYGWALAYCLFATAVSKLAFPLLHQTNIVMFYLLAVVGVALRHGRGPAALASVISVGLFDYFFVQPISSFAVSDVQYLLTFAVLLGVGLLIGQLTAGLHAQAETSVKREADARALYEFARELSSALLPEQIVQAADTFLKAAFDADSALYILGMDDRLQLAATPPPSMAAPEPSLAQWVQDHGQAAGAGTATLSNSPLLYVPLAAPMRVRGVLVLQTSHPIASAPASWRQVQAYATLIAIGLERLHYVEVAQHALLNVESEKLRNSLLAAVSHDLRTPLTGLIGMTETLASSATDAAVQEQANAIRDQARRMHRMVVNLLDMARLQSQGTPLKREWQSVEELAGAALANMRETLRGHQVRVLPLSELPLVECDGMLIERVFCNLLENAAKYSPEGGTITLEGRVSDDALQVSVSDQGPGVAPGSEDRIFQKFTRGERESALPGVGLGLSVCRAIVQAHQGRIWVEPAPGGQGARFIFELPLGQPPTIDHELS
- the kdpB gene encoding potassium-transporting ATPase subunit KdpB — translated: MQKSTDLASGHSASALTRDSLWSRKLVQTALLDCLRKLSPTAQWRNPVMFVVYVGSILCTALWVLALAGHADAPAGFIFAVASWLWFTVLFANFAEALAEGRGKQQAATLRGLRTTIEARALRNWRDDDARHPDVQAWRETATMRPSGDLRRGDVVLILPGDTVPGDGQVIAGIASVDESAITGESAPVIRESGGDFCSVTGGTRVLSDWIVVRIAANPGESFLDRMISMVEGAKRQKTPNELALTILLVGLTLVFLLVVVTLLPFSVYSVSANGSGSAVSVTVLVALLVCLIPTTIGGLLSAIGVAGMSRMMQANVIATSGRAVEAAGDVDVLLLDKTGTITFGNRQASAFNAAPGVAERDLAQAARWASEADETPEGRSIVMLAERLFGIRAANLDSAVFVPFTAQTRMSGVDLSDGRQVRKGAVSAIAAWLREQGSDLPSAIARAADDIARRGSTPLVVAENGRALGAIELKDIVKPEIQPRFAELRRMDIKTVMITGDNKLTAASIAAEAGVDDYLAEATPEAKLKLIRAYQAEGRLVAMTGDGTNDAPALAQADVAVAMNSGTQAAKEAGNMVDLDSNPTKLIEIVEIGKQMLMTRGALTTFSMSNDVAKYFAIIPAAFTSVYPQLGLLNLMALTTPASAIMSAVIFNALIIVLLIPLALRGVRYRPLGAATLLRRNLLIYGLGGLIVPFAGIKLIDMVLAALGWV